The sequence below is a genomic window from Pleurocapsa sp. PCC 7327.
GTTATCGATTTGGATCGTCCGGTTTTCTGGCAAGTCAGTCAAGCCCCCAAGCAAGGAGCCGTGATAATTGAAGGCATGGCAACTCCCGAACTATTAGCCCAATTTCAACCATCGCCTACAGCCGACGATGCCATTCAGGCAACCGATGAGGACGATATGGGCAGCGGCGCTCCCTCGCCTGCACCCACTAAGCTTGACGAGCAGCTATTTTCCTTGCAAAGTGATGGCAAAATTACCAAGTTACTGATCGACTTGCCAACGGCTCATGGCGTGCAAGTATTTAGCCTAGCCAATCCCAACCGATTAGTCGTCGATATCCGTCCCGATGTCATGAAGCAGCGAGATATTGTCTGGGCACCGGGAGTTATTTGGCGACAGCGGTTTGTCAGGCTCGATCGCAGCTATTTTCCAGTAAATTGGTTGGAGATCGACCCGCGATCGCCGGGAATCTCCCTCAAACCTATTACCAGCAATCCCAATACCTTAGAAGGCATTGCTCCCCTCGTAATGACTGCTCGTTCTTGGCAGGCAACGGCGGCAATTAACGGCGGCTTCTTTAACCGCGATAGCAAGCTGCCGCTGGGGGCAATTCGTCAGGATAACCGTTGGCTATCGAGTCCCATCCTCAACCGAGGCGCGATCGCATGGAATGACAAAGGACAGGTTAAAATCGGTCGTCTCGCATTTCGAGAAATGCTAACGACATCGACGGGAGAGCGTCTGCCGATTCTCTTGCTCAATAGCGGCTACGTAGACGCGGGAATGGCTCGCTATACGTCTGAGTGGGGAGCGAATTACAAAACTCTGACAGATAACGAGACAATCGTTGTCGTACAAAATAACCGCGTTACCCAACAGCTACAGGCAGGATTGGCTGGAAAAGATGCATTTGCCATCCCCACGGATGGTTATTTATTGGCAATTCGCAAAAATGGCGCACCTGCTTCCGTCTTGCTCGTCGGCACGCAAGTGACGCTGGAGAGCAGCACATTTCCTGCCGACTTTGCTAGTTACCCTCACGTGTTAGGGGCGGGCCCTCTTTTAATCCAAAACAGTCGCATCGTCCTCAACGCCGCCTTGGAACGATTCAGCACGGGTTTCCAAAAACAAATGGCTTCTCGCAGCGCGATCGCGACGAGCGCTCGGGGTACGTTAATTATTGCCACGGTTCACAACCGCGTTGGCGGACGAGGGGCAACCCTTAGCGAGCTGGCTCAGATTATGCAAAAGTTAGGAGCAGTCGATGCCCTCAATCTCGATGGAGGCAGTTCGACATCTTTATTGCTAGGCGGTCAATCGATCGATCGCTCTCCCGTTACTGCCGCTCGCGTTCATAATGGAATTGGGATTTTCCTGTCTACTTCGCCATAAACTCATCGAATTTTTGCATCTTTTTGCTTCAGCGAGGCAAGCCGATTTTGTACGGCTTGATAGGCTTCTGTGTTTCCCTGTTGCTTGAAAATCTCGGCGGCTTGCTTAAAATCGAGGATAGCACCTTCTCGATTGCCTAAATCCCAACGAGCGAGGGCACGATTGTAATAAGCTTCCGCATATTCTGGATTGCTAGCAATAACTTGAGAAAGTTCAAAGTCAGCGCCTTTGCTGTCTCCTGTATTCAAATAGACGAGACCCAAAGTATTATGGGCAAAGGGTTCGTTAGGATTCAGTTTAAGTGCTGCCCGAGCATCGGCGATCGCGTTTTTGTAATCTCCCGATTGTAAGTAGATATTGGCTCGGTTAACGTAAGCCTCGATAAAGTTGGGATCGAGTTTCAAGGCTCTAGTAAAATCGGCGATCGCTTTCTCGGCTTCTCCCAATTGACTGTAGGCAAAACCTCGGTTGAAATAAGCGTCTGCATCATTACTATTAATTTTCAGGGCTTTGGTAAAGTCTTCGCTTGCTCCTTTATAGTCGCCGCCTTGGGTTTTTTCGATTCCCCGTTGGACTAGCTCTACGGAATTGACTTGGATAAGCTGACTATTAGTCTGCCCGGTTTCGCTAGGCGATAGAAAGGTACAGGCACTTGCCAGACCAACCAGAATAGCCGTCAGACCTAGCAAAGGAGTGGAATAGGTAGACATGTTCGATTTTCTAGAAAGGAGATGTTTTAAGGACGCAGGGGAGATAGGAAAAAAGAAATAATTAACTACTCCTCAATCCAAAATCCAAAATCCAAAAACTGGTCAATCCAACTCACAATTGCCAATCAACAATTGTGAATTATCAATTGCGAATTGCGAATTGTTTTAGTCACTGGTCATTGGTTGGTGTCAGCCAGAGGGCTAAGTTTTTGACATAGCATTGAATATCTGCCAAAGCCTGCGGTTCTTTTTGCATTCCTTCGCCAGGAGGCTCGTCTACAAAGCTAGGACAGCCTTTGCTGATATCCCAATTGTAGTCTACGAAATGATGGAATGTTGATTGAGCGACAACCCGTCCCGATCCATCGACTCTTTCTGCGGCGACAGCTAGATTGAACTCTCGTCCGGTTACTTGACTTTTTCCCGTCGCGATTACCCGTGCGTGTTTGGCATTGGCAGGAACGCCAATGCCACCTTCATGGGGATGGGC
It includes:
- a CDS encoding phosphodiester glycosidase family protein; the protein is MTDSIWKSVGFFSFSLLATLVVYSFSVGSSAETEGDRPQKLDVGESLEIRSPRSQEDFKAENKGRYTAPPIRETPVQKLEAVRVSSAIPQTNTSVNAELITIEHSKFRILNSLIAQTPSSDSQASREISLNGRRFPIAWTQWNENGSVRTAITDTGAMQALGVELLSTNRSDVQPVLWFPVDPKRPISLGAKFISPYRYLDITELVNRAGGQLQVAGNVLNIDFPQPQILNIRQGNQTWGKRLVIDLDRPVFWQVSQAPKQGAVIIEGMATPELLAQFQPSPTADDAIQATDEDDMGSGAPSPAPTKLDEQLFSLQSDGKITKLLIDLPTAHGVQVFSLANPNRLVVDIRPDVMKQRDIVWAPGVIWRQRFVRLDRSYFPVNWLEIDPRSPGISLKPITSNPNTLEGIAPLVMTARSWQATAAINGGFFNRDSKLPLGAIRQDNRWLSSPILNRGAIAWNDKGQVKIGRLAFREMLTTSTGERLPILLLNSGYVDAGMARYTSEWGANYKTLTDNETIVVVQNNRVTQQLQAGLAGKDAFAIPTDGYLLAIRKNGAPASVLLVGTQVTLESSTFPADFASYPHVLGAGPLLIQNSRIVLNAALERFSTGFQKQMASRSAIATSARGTLIIATVHNRVGGRGATLSELAQIMQKLGAVDALNLDGGSSTSLLLGGQSIDRSPVTAARVHNGIGIFLSTSP
- a CDS encoding tetratricopeptide repeat protein codes for the protein MSTYSTPLLGLTAILVGLASACTFLSPSETGQTNSQLIQVNSVELVQRGIEKTQGGDYKGASEDFTKALKINSNDADAYFNRGFAYSQLGEAEKAIADFTRALKLDPNFIEAYVNRANIYLQSGDYKNAIADARAALKLNPNEPFAHNTLGLVYLNTGDSKGADFELSQVIASNPEYAEAYYNRALARWDLGNREGAILDFKQAAEIFKQQGNTEAYQAVQNRLASLKQKDAKIR